In Desulfofundulus kuznetsovii DSM 6115, the following are encoded in one genomic region:
- a CDS encoding alpha/beta-type small acid-soluble spore protein, translating to MPNRQNKLLVPAADSRLDALKYEIANELGYPLHVGERVATPQNWNRILDQMKYEIAQELGLTPHIKNGYWGDLSSRACGAVGGRIGGKLGGNMVRQMILFAEQNLLK from the coding sequence ATGCCAAATCGTCAAAACAAATTATTGGTACCGGCAGCTGACTCCCGCCTGGATGCCCTGAAATACGAGATAGCCAATGAACTGGGGTATCCGTTGCATGTTGGTGAGCGCGTGGCCACTCCCCAGAACTGGAACCGCATTTTAGATCAAATGAAGTACGAAATCGCTCAAGAATTAGGACTCACGCCACACATTAAAAACGGTTACTGGGGAGACTTGAGCTCCCGGGCCTGCGGCGCCGTAGGTGGACGTATCGGCGGCAAACTAGGCGGCAATATGGTCCGGCAGATGATTCTGTTTGCCGAACAAAACCTGCTCAAGTAG
- a CDS encoding papain-like cysteine protease family protein — MAEKLSAWWRTILVAAALCCLLVAHPIITYAVRSVLAVPEFSQRPYDSIYWATTAFMIIAYFRNDNVDRDVEIARREHGNNFNQGGTLEDIEYYVQDYTGRNGSIQYNALSYAAVQYQINNRGPIGTAIYWTSGGGHAMVIKGYDTSTSFVIYNEPWNGRGHGCTYSYYVSNSIWRRGGSLFYQ, encoded by the coding sequence ATGGCAGAAAAACTAAGCGCCTGGTGGCGGACGATTTTGGTAGCGGCGGCCCTGTGCTGCTTACTGGTAGCGCATCCAATTATCACATATGCAGTGCGGTCTGTTCTTGCTGTACCAGAATTTTCTCAGCGACCGTATGATAGTATTTACTGGGCGACAACAGCCTTTATGATTATAGCATACTTTAGAAACGACAATGTCGATCGAGACGTTGAGATTGCACGGCGTGAGCACGGGAACAACTTCAACCAAGGGGGAACACTTGAAGATATTGAGTATTACGTTCAAGACTACACAGGTAGAAATGGATCTATACAGTATAATGCACTGTCTTATGCTGCTGTTCAATACCAGATCAATAACCGTGGCCCTATCGGAACAGCAATTTATTGGACATCAGGTGGCGGACACGCTATGGTAATCAAAGGGTACGATACGAGTACAAGTTTTGTAATCTATAATGAACCTTGGAATGGTAGAGGTCATGGTTGCACGTATTCATATTATGTAAGCAACAGTATTTGGAGACGGGGTGGGTCTTTGTTTTATCAATAA
- the guaB gene encoding IMP dehydrogenase, whose product MYPEKFAKFGLTFDDVLLVPAKSEVLPGEVDTTTYLTRDIKLNIPLMSAAMDTVTESRMAIAIAREGGIGVIHKNMSIERQALEVDRVKRSEHGVISDPIFLSPESPISEALLLMERYRISGVPITVNGKLVGILTNRDLRFERDFSKPVGEVMTKDNLVTAPVGTTLEQAKEILRRHKVEKLPIVDEDFNLRGLITIKDIEKARQYPLSAKDKKGRLLVAAAVGVSADTEERADALVRAGVDAIVVDTAHGHSKGVLETVARIKRKYPEVAVIAGNVATAEGTRDLIRAGADAVKVGIGPGSICTTRVVAGAGVPQITAIYECAREAMAHNTPIIADGGIKYSGDITKAIAAGADVVMIGSLFAGTEESPGEIEIYQGRSYKVYRGMGSLGAMKEGSSDRYFQEHQLKLVPEGVEGRVPYRGPLSETVFQLIGGLRAGMGYCGCRNIQELKTKTRFMRITPAGLRESHPHDVVITKEAPNYSLK is encoded by the coding sequence CTGTACCCAGAAAAATTTGCCAAGTTCGGCCTTACCTTTGACGATGTTTTGCTCGTTCCGGCAAAATCCGAGGTATTGCCTGGGGAGGTGGACACCACCACTTACCTCACCCGGGATATTAAGCTAAATATCCCCCTGATGAGCGCTGCCATGGATACGGTGACCGAATCCCGCATGGCCATTGCCATTGCCCGGGAAGGCGGGATCGGGGTAATCCATAAAAATATGTCCATTGAACGGCAGGCCCTGGAAGTGGACCGGGTCAAGCGCTCGGAACACGGAGTAATTTCCGATCCCATTTTCCTGTCTCCAGAGAGCCCCATCAGTGAAGCTCTGCTGTTAATGGAACGTTATCGCATTTCAGGGGTACCGATCACTGTCAACGGCAAACTGGTAGGTATTCTGACCAACCGGGACCTCCGGTTTGAGCGGGATTTCAGTAAACCGGTAGGGGAAGTAATGACCAAGGATAACCTGGTTACGGCTCCGGTGGGGACAACCCTGGAGCAGGCCAAAGAAATTTTACGGCGGCACAAGGTGGAAAAATTGCCCATTGTCGATGAAGATTTTAATCTGCGGGGGCTAATAACCATCAAGGATATCGAAAAAGCGCGCCAGTATCCTTTATCGGCCAAGGACAAAAAGGGACGGCTTCTGGTGGCGGCGGCGGTGGGCGTCAGCGCCGATACGGAAGAACGGGCAGATGCTCTGGTTCGTGCCGGTGTGGACGCCATTGTGGTGGATACCGCCCACGGCCACAGCAAGGGGGTGCTGGAAACCGTGGCCAGAATCAAGCGCAAATATCCCGAGGTAGCCGTGATTGCCGGTAATGTGGCCACCGCAGAAGGAACGCGGGATTTAATCCGGGCCGGCGCCGATGCGGTCAAGGTGGGCATCGGGCCCGGTTCCATCTGCACTACGCGGGTGGTGGCCGGTGCGGGAGTACCCCAAATTACCGCCATTTATGAATGCGCCCGGGAGGCCATGGCGCACAATACGCCCATTATTGCCGATGGCGGGATTAAATATTCCGGGGATATTACCAAGGCCATCGCCGCCGGGGCAGATGTGGTAATGATTGGCAGCCTGTTTGCCGGAACGGAAGAAAGCCCGGGAGAAATTGAAATTTACCAGGGACGCAGCTATAAGGTCTACCGGGGAATGGGTTCCCTGGGGGCGATGAAGGAAGGCAGCAGCGATCGCTACTTTCAAGAGCACCAGCTTAAACTGGTTCCGGAAGGAGTGGAGGGGCGCGTACCCTACCGGGGGCCCCTGTCGGAGACTGTTTTTCAGCTCATCGGGGGTTTACGGGCCGGCATGGGCTATTGTGGTTGCCGGAACATCCAGGAACTGAAAACCAAAACCCGGTTCATGCGCATCACACCGGCGGGCTTGCGGGAAAGCCATCCCCACGATGTGGTAATCACCAAGGAAGCTCCCAACTACAGCCTGAAGTGA
- a CDS encoding cobalamin B12-binding domain-containing protein, with translation MARKIRVLVAKPGLDGHDRGARVIARALRDAGMEVIYTGLHQTPEQIVEAAIQEDVDVVGLSILSGAHMTLIPRVTQLLRENGADDIIVIGGGTIPEDDIRALKEGGWVKELFTPGTPLEAIAEWIQSNVKV, from the coding sequence ATGGCCAGAAAGATCAGAGTGCTGGTTGCCAAACCAGGCCTTGACGGCCACGACCGCGGTGCCCGTGTTATCGCCCGGGCGCTGCGGGATGCCGGTATGGAGGTAATCTATACCGGTTTGCACCAGACACCGGAACAAATCGTGGAGGCCGCCATCCAGGAAGATGTGGACGTGGTTGGTTTAAGCATTCTTTCCGGGGCCCATATGACCCTTATTCCCAGGGTGACACAGCTGCTCAGGGAAAACGGTGCCGATGACATCATTGTCATTGGAGGAGGTACCATCCCCGAGGACGATATAAGGGCCCTTAAGGAGGGCGGCTGGGTCAAGGAGTTGTTTACTCCCGGCACCCCCCTGGAAGCCATCGCCGAGTGGATCCAGTCCAATGTAAAGGTTTAA
- a CDS encoding helix-turn-helix domain-containing protein: MEEYIRSRVPWSTEPSLKTKTGEVGIDFDEFIEGLKDGKSDAEMAAEFGVTEKLIYHLRDRFERYGIGSIMGQD; this comes from the coding sequence ATGGAGGAATACATCCGTTCCCGCGTCCCATGGAGTACCGAACCAAGCCTTAAAACAAAGACCGGGGAAGTGGGCATAGATTTTGATGAATTCATCGAAGGGTTGAAAGACGGCAAGAGCGATGCGGAAATGGCCGCTGAATTTGGGGTGACCGAAAAACTTATTTATCATTTGCGTGACCGTTTCGAGCGGTATGGTATTGGTTCCATTATGGGGCAGGATTAG
- a CDS encoding YckD family protein: protein MKKKLVIILATILVLVMAVPALAATVSAALTPEQAKELSALHQQIINLRKQMVDKYVEYGRLTPEQGQQIKANLDARQKFFAENPDRFAGYGPGVCPGFGYMGGRGGWRMGPGWGMMGGYWNSNPNPAPSTGS from the coding sequence ATGAAAAAGAAACTGGTAATCATTCTGGCCACCATCCTGGTCCTGGTCATGGCCGTCCCGGCCCTGGCCGCCACCGTATCCGCCGCCCTCACTCCGGAGCAGGCCAAGGAGTTGAGCGCCCTGCACCAGCAAATAATCAACCTGAGAAAGCAAATGGTAGACAAGTACGTGGAGTATGGCCGGCTAACCCCGGAACAGGGCCAGCAAATTAAGGCCAACCTGGACGCCAGGCAGAAATTCTTTGCCGAAAATCCCGACCGCTTTGCCGGGTACGGCCCGGGTGTCTGCCCCGGTTTCGGCTACATGGGCGGGAGGGGCGGCTGGCGGATGGGCCCCGGCTGGGGAATGATGGGCGGTTACTGGAACAGTAACCCCAACCCCGCGCCCTCCACCGGCAGTTAA
- a CDS encoding ATP-binding protein: protein MYNVADQVVILTGGVSREEIALDPLTRKIYLELTEPSLEDNRADVDRLAAALEKLVGPVVVPLAAMRRIPTVLRDADWRVTVTVGAGAPGVWNLVDVEPGDTVKRHYGLAVDIGTTTVVVYLVNMHDGRIMGTAADYNGQVGLGEDILTRIYLAGTPGGLEQLQRAILDTLNGLIRRLTGEHGLAGREISAVAVGANSTMVHLFLGLDPSRICMAPYIPVVNNPGLIPAGQLGLEINPLAPVYCLPSVGSYVGGDVIAGVLASGLHQQPELSLFVDIGTNGEIIMGNRDWLVGCAGAAGPALEGGVAECGMRAEPGAIDSISIDPGSGKVRYTTIGGAPPVGICGSGLVDCLAELLLTGIVDRAGRFRDGRREFVVVPASESATGKDIVVTQVDINNLMRTKGAVNAALELLLESVGCDLSGISRFYAAGAFGQYLHLESAITIGLYPDLPRDKMVRLGNASGEGARLVLLSNRKRAEAESIARNITYFELNANQVFMNKFVGSKFLPHTNLDYYPTVKAKLIERGLVEG, encoded by the coding sequence GTGTATAACGTGGCGGACCAAGTGGTGATTTTAACTGGCGGTGTGTCCAGGGAGGAGATTGCTTTAGATCCTCTGACCAGGAAAATTTACCTGGAGCTTACGGAACCAAGTTTGGAAGATAACCGGGCCGATGTGGACAGGCTGGCGGCGGCTTTAGAGAAATTAGTGGGGCCGGTAGTTGTGCCCCTGGCGGCAATGCGCCGCATTCCCACTGTTTTGCGGGATGCGGACTGGCGGGTAACGGTCACAGTGGGGGCGGGGGCTCCCGGGGTATGGAACCTGGTGGATGTGGAACCCGGCGATACCGTCAAACGCCATTACGGCCTGGCCGTAGATATCGGCACGACCACCGTGGTGGTTTACCTGGTGAACATGCACGACGGGCGAATTATGGGCACGGCAGCGGATTACAACGGGCAGGTTGGCCTGGGTGAGGACATCCTCACCCGCATATACCTGGCGGGCACGCCCGGGGGCCTGGAGCAACTGCAACGGGCTATTCTCGATACTCTGAACGGTTTGATCAGGCGGTTGACTGGCGAGCATGGACTGGCCGGCCGTGAGATCAGCGCCGTTGCCGTAGGTGCCAATAGCACCATGGTCCACCTGTTTCTGGGGCTGGACCCCTCCCGCATTTGCATGGCCCCGTACATTCCGGTGGTAAACAACCCGGGCCTTATACCCGCCGGGCAGCTGGGATTGGAGATCAACCCCCTGGCGCCCGTCTACTGCCTCCCCTCCGTGGGCAGTTACGTGGGCGGTGATGTGATTGCCGGCGTACTGGCCAGTGGTTTGCACCAGCAGCCGGAGCTCTCTTTGTTTGTAGACATTGGCACCAATGGTGAGATTATTATGGGCAACCGGGACTGGCTGGTGGGCTGCGCGGGAGCGGCCGGGCCGGCTTTGGAGGGTGGTGTGGCGGAATGCGGCATGCGTGCCGAGCCGGGGGCCATAGACAGCATATCTATCGATCCCGGAAGTGGCAAGGTCCGCTACACAACCATCGGCGGTGCGCCCCCCGTAGGCATTTGCGGCTCCGGGCTGGTGGACTGCCTGGCGGAACTTTTGCTGACGGGTATCGTCGACCGGGCGGGGCGTTTCAGGGACGGGCGCAGGGAGTTCGTGGTGGTGCCCGCGTCGGAATCGGCTACCGGCAAGGACATTGTGGTTACCCAGGTGGACATCAACAATCTCATGCGCACGAAGGGGGCGGTTAATGCCGCCCTGGAGTTGTTGCTGGAAAGTGTGGGCTGCGATCTTTCCGGGATCAGCCGCTTCTATGCCGCCGGCGCCTTCGGCCAGTACCTGCACCTGGAGTCGGCCATCACCATCGGCCTTTACCCTGATTTGCCCCGGGATAAAATGGTACGCCTGGGCAACGCTTCGGGAGAAGGGGCGCGGCTGGTGCTGCTCTCCAACCGGAAGCGCGCGGAGGCTGAGTCCATTGCCCGCAACATCACTTACTTCGAGCTCAACGCCAACCAGGTCTTTATGAACAAATTCGTCGGGAGCAAATTTCTACCCCACACCAACCTGGACTATTACCCCACGGTAAAGGCAAAGTTAATTGAGCGGGGGCTGGTGGAAGGTTAG
- a CDS encoding phage-shock protein, producing the protein MEGKLYSLTDVLKKTLFFFDSLTVAELTPYVHKRMMRDYTLSQVEEKVVLCLRQHPCFFVDNRNAWHLDLEGNRENDAFYALLLKRQKPMSLKELKGAAWGKNKKNKRLVAEEASLISDGRFIQLDNGYWGLTEWEVEAGQYALKHLVIKALKTHPQGLSLQQIYEVVNAWRQTTVTAIEGVLRKFPYFELVGEGVWTYNPGVQSAYEALTKRYLAALNRQKARWHRDRERWRRKISTLEQQLQEVNAAYREAAAALAQRAEEVAHHEYLVTQMAEKDLLLSLRKKEILRYREHINKLEAKANSILHQCRLWVKRARDGEQEIAQLRQVLAKNQASLETMFTKLQQYKERDRENKSKLAELKEQHATRVAELQTEIVELRQKLERAQEMALQEERQLREEISLLSNDLKEALEKGEEAQRSLRFTQKELQRCQEQYRRLQGSLKNPLVRLAIRFCSWFGGPTGQPI; encoded by the coding sequence ATGGAAGGAAAACTCTATTCCCTGACCGATGTTTTAAAGAAGACACTGTTTTTCTTTGATTCCTTAACCGTAGCGGAATTAACCCCCTACGTGCATAAGCGGATGATGCGCGATTACACCCTCTCTCAAGTGGAAGAAAAGGTCGTGCTTTGTTTGCGTCAACATCCCTGTTTTTTTGTGGATAACCGTAACGCCTGGCACCTGGATCTGGAAGGGAACCGGGAAAATGATGCTTTTTACGCCCTGCTGCTCAAGCGCCAGAAACCCATGAGTTTAAAGGAGCTCAAGGGTGCCGCCTGGGGTAAAAACAAGAAAAACAAGCGCCTGGTTGCTGAGGAAGCCAGTCTCATTTCCGATGGGCGCTTTATTCAGCTGGACAACGGTTACTGGGGGCTGACCGAATGGGAGGTGGAGGCCGGGCAGTACGCCCTGAAACATCTGGTGATCAAGGCTCTAAAAACCCATCCCCAGGGTTTAAGCCTGCAGCAGATTTATGAGGTGGTCAATGCCTGGCGCCAAACCACGGTAACAGCCATCGAGGGGGTGCTCCGGAAGTTTCCCTATTTCGAGCTGGTGGGGGAAGGGGTATGGACCTACAACCCCGGTGTACAGTCGGCCTACGAGGCCCTGACGAAACGCTACCTGGCCGCTTTGAACCGCCAAAAAGCCCGCTGGCACCGGGACCGGGAGCGCTGGCGCAGAAAGATCAGCACGCTGGAGCAGCAATTGCAAGAGGTCAATGCCGCCTACCGGGAGGCGGCAGCGGCCCTTGCCCAGCGGGCAGAAGAAGTGGCCCATCATGAATACCTGGTGACCCAGATGGCGGAAAAGGATTTGCTCCTTTCCCTGCGCAAGAAGGAAATATTACGCTACCGGGAGCACATCAACAAGCTGGAGGCCAAGGCCAACAGTATCCTGCATCAATGCCGCCTCTGGGTAAAAAGGGCCCGGGACGGCGAACAGGAAATCGCTCAGTTGCGCCAGGTGCTGGCCAAGAACCAGGCCAGCCTGGAAACCATGTTTACCAAGCTGCAGCAATATAAAGAGCGGGACCGGGAAAATAAGAGCAAGCTAGCTGAGCTCAAGGAACAGCATGCCACTAGGGTGGCGGAGCTGCAGACGGAAATTGTCGAACTCAGGCAGAAGCTGGAGCGGGCTCAGGAAATGGCCTTACAGGAGGAAAGACAGCTGCGGGAAGAAATCAGCCTTTTAAGCAACGACTTGAAAGAGGCGCTGGAAAAGGGGGAAGAAGCACAACGTTCCCTGCGCTTTACCCAGAAGGAACTGCAGCGCTGCCAGGAGCAATACCGTCGCCTGCAGGGTAGTTTGAAAAATCCTCTGGTCAGGCTGGCTATACGTTTTTGTTCCTGGTTTGGGGGACCCACAGGGCAGCCGATTTAA
- a CDS encoding sensor histidine kinase: MKLRGIVGKLWLAMLVLVVGVLGLSALIQAGILEKIYYEQQANRLMEQGERLAKLLVEQQDPNLAARQVDLLARLMNASVMVVDPRGLVEHWQAMGMGHMMPHMGGAPWSRGGRGQGAPWRGGASDEQSFQPRFGQEAMDGAPCPTPPVSRGEGGSLAAMMPFNREQIQRVLAGERVVRREYNPFFNTDVVVAGIPLQKGKQVFGALFIHAPVAPLAANLKALQQSSLYALALGALMATLLGLLLSRTLARPLVEMNRIARAMAQGDFTRQVTVRSRDEIGALAQSLNTLSRELQEKISALQKIDAARKEFVANVSHELRTPLTIMQGYTEAILDGLARDESQRREYLQNILEEILRLRRLVDDLLDLRRMESGRITLRKQPVDMKALVNQVVERFAGVAGEKGTFLGVHLPDDLPPVCGDGDRLAQVLYNLIDNALRVTPAGGRVEVAARQAAGKVEVAVKDTGPGIPAHEIPLLWERFYKGDPSRRRTGGGSGLGLAIAKQIIDLHGGEIKVDSEPGQGATFTITLEAAMMDA; encoded by the coding sequence ATGAAGCTGCGGGGAATTGTAGGCAAGCTCTGGCTGGCTATGCTGGTTCTGGTGGTAGGGGTTTTGGGGTTATCCGCGCTGATCCAGGCCGGCATCCTGGAAAAAATCTATTACGAACAGCAAGCGAACCGGCTGATGGAACAAGGTGAAAGGCTGGCGAAGCTCCTGGTGGAACAGCAGGACCCCAATCTGGCGGCCCGGCAGGTGGACTTGCTCGCCCGGTTGATGAATGCCAGCGTGATGGTGGTTGACCCCCGGGGGTTGGTGGAGCACTGGCAGGCCATGGGCATGGGTCACATGATGCCCCACATGGGGGGAGCCCCCTGGTCCAGGGGTGGCCGGGGTCAGGGAGCGCCCTGGCGGGGTGGAGCAAGCGATGAGCAATCCTTCCAGCCCCGGTTTGGCCAGGAGGCAATGGATGGTGCGCCCTGCCCCACACCGCCTGTCAGTCGCGGTGAAGGGGGGAGTTTGGCCGCCATGATGCCTTTTAACCGGGAACAGATCCAGCGGGTGCTGGCCGGTGAAAGGGTTGTGCGCCGGGAATATAACCCCTTTTTTAATACCGATGTGGTGGTAGCCGGCATTCCCCTGCAAAAGGGAAAACAGGTCTTTGGAGCGCTGTTTATTCATGCTCCGGTGGCTCCCCTGGCCGCAAACCTTAAGGCCCTGCAGCAATCCAGCCTTTATGCCCTGGCCCTGGGGGCTTTAATGGCTACCTTGCTCGGCCTCCTTCTCTCCCGCACCCTGGCCAGGCCTCTGGTGGAAATGAATCGGATTGCCCGGGCCATGGCCCAGGGAGATTTTACCCGTCAGGTGACGGTGCGTTCCAGAGACGAAATCGGGGCCCTGGCCCAGTCGCTCAACACCCTTTCCCGGGAATTGCAGGAAAAAATATCCGCTTTGCAAAAGATCGACGCAGCACGCAAGGAATTTGTGGCCAACGTTTCCCACGAGCTGCGCACACCCCTGACCATCATGCAGGGTTATACCGAGGCCATCCTGGACGGTCTGGCCCGGGATGAAAGCCAGCGGCGGGAATACCTGCAAAATATACTGGAAGAAATTTTACGCCTGCGCCGCCTGGTGGATGACCTCCTGGACCTGCGCCGCATGGAATCGGGGCGGATCACCCTGCGCAAACAGCCGGTGGATATGAAGGCGCTCGTTAACCAGGTGGTGGAACGGTTTGCCGGCGTGGCCGGGGAGAAGGGTACATTCCTGGGGGTTCATTTGCCGGATGATTTGCCTCCGGTTTGCGGCGACGGCGACCGTCTGGCCCAGGTGCTATATAACTTGATTGATAATGCCCTGAGGGTTACGCCTGCCGGTGGCCGGGTGGAAGTTGCGGCCCGGCAGGCGGCCGGCAAGGTGGAGGTGGCCGTAAAGGACACGGGACCGGGGATTCCGGCTCATGAAATACCTCTCCTTTGGGAACGGTTTTACAAGGGTGACCCCTCCCGCCGGCGGACCGGGGGTGGGAGCGGTCTGGGCCTGGCCATTGCCAAACAGATCATCGACCTGCATGGCGGGGAGATTAAAGTGGACAGCGAACCGGGACAAGGAGCTACCTTTACCATTACCCTGGAAGCCGCCATGATGGATGCATGA
- a CDS encoding GNAT family N-acetyltransferase translates to MSTACAEIENMFQVITPHGVAVLEGPVSGDYLGTLTFDEKLNNFRQPEKQKAALKEIADLAEGMVYIVRVGSKVVGYVTFLPPDRHSRWSKHPRVLELGAIEVSPDWREYKLARKLLELAFSNPVMEDYIVITIEFCWHWDLRNTGLDVWQYQKMLAKLFGSVGMQKELTDDPDILEHIANVLMVRYGKRVPQKDIELFKEMLFMRQGVFFREQCK, encoded by the coding sequence ATGAGCACCGCCTGTGCGGAAATAGAAAATATGTTCCAGGTAATTACTCCCCACGGGGTAGCTGTTTTAGAAGGACCTGTAAGCGGCGATTACCTGGGTACATTAACCTTCGATGAAAAATTAAATAATTTTCGCCAGCCGGAAAAACAAAAAGCCGCTCTGAAGGAAATAGCCGATCTGGCGGAAGGCATGGTTTACATTGTGCGCGTGGGATCAAAGGTCGTCGGTTATGTTACTTTTCTGCCGCCGGACCGCCATAGCCGCTGGAGCAAGCACCCGCGGGTGTTGGAGCTGGGGGCTATTGAAGTCAGCCCGGACTGGCGTGAATATAAACTGGCCCGGAAGCTTTTGGAGCTGGCCTTTTCTAACCCGGTAATGGAGGACTATATTGTCATTACCATCGAGTTTTGCTGGCACTGGGATCTGCGGAACACGGGCCTTGACGTGTGGCAGTATCAGAAAATGCTGGCCAAACTTTTCGGCTCGGTAGGAATGCAAAAGGAACTTACCGATGATCCCGATATCCTGGAACACATAGCCAACGTGCTCATGGTGCGCTACGGAAAGCGAGTACCCCAGAAGGATATAGAACTTTTTAAGGAAATGCTCTTTATGCGTCAAGGGGTGTTCTTTCGGGAGCAGTGTAAATAA
- a CDS encoding aminotransferase class V-fold PLP-dependent enzyme: MIYFDNAATSWPKPPEVLAAMEHCLREVGANPGRAGHKLALAANRLVDETRKELAALFNIRDPDRIVFGLNATEALNLAIKGLLRPGQHVVTSSMEHNSVTRPLHVLQGRGVEVTKVPCDHTGAIRVEDVAAAIRSDTVAIVMTHASNVTGTIMPVAEIGRLARKKGLHFIVDAAQTAGVLDIDVEAMYIDLLAFPGHKSLFGPPGTGGLYVAGGLELTPLKEGGTGSHSDVPGQPEVLPERYESGTLNTVGLAGLGAGVKFIRREGIEKIRRHEQELTGQFLEGLMKIEGIRVYGPRDAARQAPVVSFAVKNRPAGDIGTILDQKYNIACRAGLHCAPDAHRTLGTFEQKLVRFSFSYFNRPDEVDYALRCLLEIVEKDIPAPEGSSGCGC, encoded by the coding sequence TTGATTTACTTCGACAACGCAGCTACCTCCTGGCCCAAGCCGCCGGAAGTGCTGGCAGCCATGGAGCATTGCCTGCGGGAAGTGGGAGCCAACCCGGGGCGGGCGGGGCACAAGCTGGCCCTGGCAGCCAACCGCCTGGTGGACGAAACGAGGAAGGAACTGGCCGCCCTGTTCAACATCCGGGATCCCGACCGCATCGTGTTCGGCTTGAATGCCACCGAAGCCCTGAACCTGGCCATCAAGGGGTTGCTCAGGCCCGGGCAGCATGTGGTTACCAGCTCCATGGAACACAATTCAGTTACCCGCCCCCTCCATGTCCTGCAGGGGCGGGGGGTGGAGGTAACCAAGGTGCCCTGTGACCATACCGGGGCCATTCGGGTGGAAGATGTAGCCGCCGCCATTCGGTCTGATACCGTAGCCATTGTTATGACCCATGCCTCCAATGTGACCGGAACCATCATGCCCGTGGCCGAGATCGGCCGCCTGGCCCGGAAAAAGGGGTTGCACTTCATTGTGGATGCCGCTCAGACGGCGGGGGTGCTGGATATTGACGTAGAGGCGATGTACATTGACCTGCTGGCCTTTCCCGGCCATAAGAGCCTGTTCGGCCCGCCGGGGACGGGGGGATTGTATGTGGCCGGGGGATTGGAACTGACGCCGTTAAAAGAAGGGGGTACCGGCAGCCATTCGGATGTGCCGGGCCAGCCGGAGGTGCTGCCCGAGCGCTACGAGAGCGGCACCCTGAACACGGTGGGCCTGGCCGGTTTGGGGGCGGGGGTTAAATTTATCCGGCGGGAGGGCATAGAGAAAATCCGGCGGCACGAGCAGGAATTGACCGGGCAGTTCCTGGAGGGACTCATGAAAATTGAGGGTATACGGGTATACGGGCCCCGGGATGCAGCGCGCCAGGCGCCGGTAGTTTCCTTTGCCGTGAAAAACCGGCCGGCGGGGGATATTGGCACCATTCTGGACCAAAAGTATAACATTGCCTGCCGGGCCGGGCTGCACTGCGCCCCCGACGCCCACCGCACACTGGGTACTTTTGAACAAAAACTGGTCCGTTTCAGCTTTTCGTATTTTAACCGGCCCGACGAGGTGGATTATGCCCTCAGGTGTCTTTTGGAGATTGTGGAAAAAGACATACCAGCGCCCGAAGGCAGCAGTGGCTGCGGGTGCTAG
- a CDS encoding response regulator transcription factor produces MKKILVADDEVKIRELVRMYLEKEGFRVVEAADGAAALDYLAREHFDLVILDLMMPNTDGWTVCREIRKRDNPVPIIMLTARGDEIDRVLGLELGADDYVVKPFSPRELVARVKAVLRRSGGEKNSPEVLVYDGLTIDPSSRKVEVNGQVVNLTPKEYDLLYVMALSPGRVFTREQLLEKVWGYDFFGEMRTVDTHITRLREKLSRVPGAPQYIVTVWGVGYKFEVNK; encoded by the coding sequence ATGAAAAAAATCCTGGTAGCCGACGATGAGGTTAAGATCAGAGAATTGGTGCGTATGTATCTGGAAAAAGAAGGCTTCAGGGTGGTGGAGGCCGCCGATGGAGCTGCTGCTTTGGATTATCTTGCCCGGGAGCATTTTGATCTGGTGATTCTTGATCTTATGATGCCCAATACCGATGGCTGGACGGTATGCCGGGAGATCCGCAAGCGGGATAACCCGGTGCCCATCATTATGCTCACCGCCCGGGGGGATGAGATTGACCGGGTGCTAGGGCTGGAACTGGGGGCCGATGATTATGTGGTTAAACCATTTAGCCCCCGGGAACTGGTGGCCCGGGTGAAAGCGGTTCTGCGCCGTTCTGGCGGGGAGAAAAACAGTCCTGAGGTTCTTGTTTATGACGGGTTGACCATCGACCCTTCTTCCCGGAAGGTAGAAGTCAACGGGCAGGTAGTTAACCTTACTCCCAAGGAGTACGACTTGCTTTATGTGATGGCCCTATCCCCGGGCCGTGTATTCACCCGGGAACAGTTGCTGGAAAAGGTCTGGGGTTATGATTTCTTTGGTGAAATGCGGACGGTGGATACCCATATTACCAGGCTCCGGGAAAAGTTGTCCCGTGTTCCGGGAGCACCCCAGTACATTGTCACCGTATGGGGTGTGGGTTATAAATTTGAGGTGAACAAATGA